Proteins from a genomic interval of Niabella soli DSM 19437:
- a CDS encoding beta-N-acetylhexosaminidase, producing the protein MIKRLMLIVPIVLLFLAVAAQSSLNIIPEPRQISIQQGHLDVHQLKTVRVTTGDQKALCDYTVTQFAKRKIALTNTASKEKGILFIKDATLLNKEAYRLTIDLHGVRIVASANPGFFYGIQTLLQLIDLNHPLPYCSIKDSPAFSFRGYMVDVGRNYQSIDKLKEQIDVMARYKLNVFHFHATEDIAWRFESKKYPQLNAATNMTRNPGKFYSEAAIKELMQYCSERNILFLPEIDMPGHSAAFTRVFHTTMQSESGTKIVKELLNEFIATYHPEYLHIGGDEVKITNKNFLPEITALLEQKGIKTVGWSPGGNIGDRTIRQMWMREPLDTTRGFRFIDSRHLYLNHMDPLETVTTIFYREIGDIPKEDKNIKGATLCLWPDRRLENENDAFKMNAVYPGMLAFAERTWNGGGIKNWQSNIGSPGEKRTASFARFETILLAHKAFYFSNKPFPYVKQANSIWDLYGPYDNNGQLSEKFEPELSVKLPHPFKQMVGGTIILRHWWAPLIEGAIDHPKDSTTVYATTRIWCNAAGIKKFWIGFNDISRSPATDSPPIGKWDTRESRVWVNGQPIAPPHWKRGGAKGNPETPLIDEGYSYRLPTLIHLKKGWNHILIKAPAGSFKGKNWENPVKWMFTFIQVDK; encoded by the coding sequence ATGATTAAAAGATTGATGTTGATTGTTCCGATTGTATTGCTTTTCCTGGCAGTTGCGGCGCAATCCTCTTTAAACATTATTCCGGAACCCCGGCAGATCAGCATTCAGCAGGGCCATTTGGACGTACACCAATTAAAAACTGTTCGCGTTACGACAGGTGATCAGAAAGCATTGTGTGATTATACCGTAACACAATTTGCAAAAAGGAAAATAGCTTTAACCAATACTGCTTCAAAAGAAAAAGGAATTCTTTTCATAAAAGACGCAACCCTTTTAAACAAGGAAGCATACCGTTTAACCATTGACCTTCATGGCGTTCGGATAGTGGCCAGTGCAAACCCCGGATTCTTTTACGGGATACAGACACTCTTACAATTGATCGATTTGAATCACCCGCTGCCCTATTGTTCCATTAAAGATTCACCGGCGTTTTCTTTCAGAGGGTATATGGTGGATGTGGGGCGGAATTATCAGTCGATAGACAAATTAAAAGAACAGATCGATGTGATGGCCCGCTATAAACTAAATGTTTTTCATTTTCATGCAACCGAAGATATTGCCTGGCGTTTCGAAAGTAAAAAATATCCACAATTGAACGCCGCAACGAATATGACCCGTAATCCTGGCAAATTTTACTCTGAGGCCGCAATAAAAGAGCTCATGCAGTATTGCAGCGAACGAAATATCCTCTTCCTTCCTGAAATAGACATGCCGGGGCATAGCGCGGCCTTCACCCGGGTCTTCCACACCACCATGCAATCAGAAAGCGGAACAAAAATTGTAAAAGAATTACTTAACGAGTTTATAGCTACTTATCACCCTGAATATTTGCATATTGGCGGTGATGAAGTAAAGATCACGAACAAAAATTTCCTTCCCGAGATAACAGCGTTGCTGGAACAGAAAGGAATTAAAACAGTGGGATGGAGCCCCGGAGGCAATATCGGAGACCGTACCATCCGGCAAATGTGGATGCGGGAGCCTCTGGATACTACCCGGGGATTCCGATTTATCGACTCCCGGCATCTCTACCTGAATCATATGGATCCGCTGGAAACCGTTACTACTATTTTTTACAGGGAGATCGGGGATATTCCTAAAGAAGATAAAAATATAAAAGGGGCAACACTCTGCCTTTGGCCAGACAGGAGACTGGAAAACGAAAACGATGCCTTTAAAATGAACGCGGTTTATCCCGGAATGCTGGCCTTCGCGGAACGTACCTGGAACGGAGGCGGCATTAAAAACTGGCAATCCAATATAGGTTCTCCCGGAGAAAAAAGAACAGCGTCCTTTGCCAGGTTTGAGACCATTTTACTGGCGCATAAGGCTTTTTATTTTTCAAACAAGCCTTTCCCCTATGTGAAACAGGCTAACAGCATCTGGGATCTTTACGGGCCATACGACAATAACGGTCAACTTTCAGAAAAGTTTGAACCGGAGTTATCAGTAAAGCTGCCGCATCCATTTAAACAGATGGTGGGTGGCACCATTATTTTGAGACACTGGTGGGCGCCCCTGATAGAAGGAGCTATCGATCATCCCAAAGACAGCACCACAGTGTATGCCACTACCAGGATCTGGTGCAATGCGGCAGGGATCAAAAAATTCTGGATTGGGTTCAACGACATATCTCGTTCTCCGGCCACAGACAGCCCACCCATTGGGAAATGGGATACCAGGGAAAGCCGGGTTTGGGTCAATGGCCAACCCATTGCACCACCCCATTGGAAACGGGGCGGCGCAAAAGGCAATCCTGAAACCCCTTTGATTGATGAAGGCTATTCCTACCGGCTGCCTACCTTAATACATTTAAAAAAGGGGTGGAACCATATCTTAATTAAAGCTCCGGCAGGTAGCTTTAAAGGGAAAAACTGGGAAAACCCGGTAAAATGGATGTTCACTTTTATACAAGTAGATAAGTAA
- a CDS encoding AGE family epimerase/isomerase — protein MNTKYLETLKSFYGRQLLNNTLPFWFPRSVDAEYGGYLLMRDADGSLIDDDKAVWIQGRAAWLLSTLYNTLEKREEWLQGAKAGIDFLLEHCFDADGRMFFHVTREGRPLRKRRYFFSETFAVIAFAAYAKASGDEAIAAKARELFGICMQYASGEKQLSPKFENTRPAKGIGVPMILMNTAQQLRETIGDDRCNAYIDQCIKEIETCFVKDDIRCVMEQVAPDGTVIDHIDGRTLNPGHAIEGAWFILHEAAYRNNDPKLINLGCRMLDYMWERGWDKQEGGIFYFRDVYNKPVQEYWQDMKFWWPHNEAIIATLLAYVVTGNEKYREWHELVHHYAYDHFLDTAHGEWFGYLHRNGSIAQTAKGNLFKGPFHLPRQEWYCHLLLKKYLKND, from the coding sequence ATGAATACTAAATATTTGGAAACGCTGAAATCCTTTTACGGGCGGCAGCTTTTAAACAATACCCTCCCCTTCTGGTTTCCCCGGTCGGTTGACGCGGAATATGGCGGGTACCTGCTGATGCGCGATGCCGATGGTTCGCTTATTGATGACGACAAAGCCGTTTGGATCCAGGGACGGGCTGCCTGGCTGCTCAGTACGCTTTATAATACCTTAGAAAAAAGAGAAGAGTGGCTGCAGGGAGCCAAGGCAGGCATCGACTTTCTTTTAGAGCATTGTTTCGATGCAGACGGACGCATGTTTTTTCATGTAACCCGCGAGGGGCGGCCCCTGCGCAAGCGTCGTTATTTTTTTTCAGAAACGTTTGCTGTTATTGCTTTTGCTGCTTATGCAAAAGCCTCCGGCGATGAAGCGATTGCAGCCAAAGCCCGTGAGCTTTTCGGCATTTGTATGCAGTATGCATCAGGTGAAAAACAATTGTCACCTAAATTTGAAAATACCCGCCCGGCCAAAGGCATTGGCGTTCCCATGATCCTGATGAACACCGCGCAGCAACTCCGGGAAACCATTGGGGATGACCGCTGTAATGCGTATATCGATCAATGCATCAAAGAAATCGAGACCTGTTTTGTGAAAGATGATATCCGTTGTGTAATGGAACAGGTAGCACCTGATGGCACTGTTATTGATCATATCGACGGCAGAACCCTGAACCCGGGGCACGCGATTGAAGGCGCCTGGTTCATTTTACACGAAGCAGCCTACCGGAACAATGACCCAAAACTGATCAATCTGGGTTGCCGCATGCTCGATTATATGTGGGAACGTGGCTGGGATAAACAAGAGGGCGGCATTTTCTATTTCAGAGATGTTTATAATAAGCCGGTACAGGAATATTGGCAGGACATGAAATTCTGGTGGCCGCACAATGAAGCCATTATTGCCACTTTGCTGGCCTATGTGGTTACCGGCAATGAAAAATACCGGGAATGGCATGAGCTGGTGCATCATTACGCCTACGATCATTTTTTAGATACGGCGCATGGAGAGTGGTTTGGCTACCTGCACCGCAACGGGAGCATCGCGCAAACGGCTAAAGGAAATCTCTTCAAAGGGCCTTTTCACCTGCCCCGACAGGAATGGTATTGTCATTTACTGCTCAAAAAATACCTCAAAAATGATTAA
- a CDS encoding GDSL-type esterase/lipase family protein has translation MKPLFFFLMLFFWGTLPAQQVIKVACVGNSVTAGWGLQNPGQESYPAQLQHLLGNGYAVKNFGHSGATLLKKGHNPYYRTAAFQQLLSFRPQIAIIHLGLNDTDPRNYPNYRDDFIPDYNWLIDTLKKQNPQIKIFICRLTPIFTGHSRFLSSTNEWYNDLQKKIEQVAAVRKLPLLDLNEPLHNRPDLFPDVATLHPNVEGAAMLAQTVYKHISGNFGGLQLPLAFTDNMVLQQEQPIRFWGIANAFQTVSVRFGHQLKTTRAGFNGKWQLIFSARKASTRPEIIEIKSTHRSILLKNILIGDVWLCSGQSNMYFSVRESTGGDSLIRKADSTQPLRLLKLTPFAETNNRSWTASELSKANSLDFFSGSWQPHRSEAVASFSAVGYVFAQKIQQEEKVPVGIIEIAVGGSPLISWVSRNALQNNPLFEPALNNWRQSDYIMQWCRERANVNLANAQNKLQRHPYEPAYNFEAAIEKLSPFPVKGILWYQGESDAENAALYEKLFPVFVADWRAWWRQNLPFYYVQLSSINRPSWNYFRDVQRKSLNVIPNAGMAVSSDLGDSSDVHYKNKIPVGLRLARLALTQTYHRDGLPAGPLFQTMKRINNTVEISFRYANGLHASNNKDITGFKILTNEGVFVPTQARAHQDKIYISIPRHLKAIAIAYGWEPFTRANLVNKEQLPASTFLEYFK, from the coding sequence ATGAAACCCCTGTTCTTCTTTTTGATGTTATTTTTTTGGGGCACCCTTCCGGCACAGCAGGTAATAAAAGTGGCCTGTGTGGGCAACTCTGTAACAGCCGGATGGGGATTGCAAAACCCCGGTCAGGAATCTTATCCGGCACAATTGCAACATTTACTCGGCAACGGTTATGCAGTAAAAAATTTCGGGCACAGCGGCGCCACGCTGCTGAAAAAAGGCCACAATCCTTATTATAGAACGGCTGCATTTCAGCAACTTCTTTCCTTCCGCCCCCAAATCGCTATCATCCATTTAGGGTTGAATGATACAGATCCCAGGAACTACCCCAATTATCGGGACGATTTTATACCCGATTACAACTGGTTGATTGATACGCTTAAAAAACAAAACCCCCAAATAAAGATCTTTATTTGCAGGCTTACACCCATCTTCACCGGGCACTCCCGGTTCCTTTCCAGCACCAACGAATGGTATAATGACTTACAAAAAAAAATAGAACAAGTAGCCGCTGTTCGTAAGCTGCCTTTGCTGGATTTAAATGAACCGCTGCACAACCGGCCCGATCTGTTCCCCGACGTCGCCACGTTGCACCCCAATGTGGAAGGCGCCGCAATGCTGGCACAAACCGTTTATAAACATATCAGCGGCAACTTTGGCGGATTGCAATTGCCCCTTGCATTTACCGACAATATGGTATTGCAGCAGGAACAACCCATCAGGTTTTGGGGGATCGCAAATGCATTTCAAACCGTAAGCGTCCGTTTTGGCCACCAGCTAAAAACTACCAGAGCCGGGTTTAACGGAAAGTGGCAACTTATCTTCTCTGCGAGAAAAGCCAGCACCCGACCCGAAATCATTGAAATCAAAAGTACCCACCGCTCAATCCTGCTAAAAAATATATTAATAGGCGATGTCTGGCTTTGCTCCGGCCAGTCGAATATGTATTTTTCCGTTAGGGAATCTACGGGCGGCGACAGCCTGATCCGCAAAGCAGACAGTACGCAGCCCTTACGCTTACTGAAGTTAACGCCTTTTGCAGAAACCAACAATCGCTCCTGGACCGCATCCGAGCTCAGTAAAGCAAATTCGCTTGATTTTTTTTCCGGTAGCTGGCAGCCGCATCGTTCAGAAGCAGTAGCTTCTTTTTCAGCCGTGGGCTATGTGTTTGCCCAAAAAATACAGCAGGAAGAAAAGGTTCCCGTTGGTATTATCGAAATAGCCGTTGGAGGATCGCCGTTGATTTCATGGGTAAGTCGCAATGCCCTTCAAAACAATCCTTTGTTTGAACCGGCATTGAACAACTGGCGGCAGTCGGATTATATTATGCAATGGTGCCGGGAACGGGCGAATGTAAACCTTGCCAATGCTCAAAACAAACTGCAGCGGCATCCCTATGAACCGGCGTATAATTTTGAAGCGGCAATTGAAAAGCTGTCCCCTTTTCCGGTAAAAGGTATACTGTGGTACCAGGGCGAAAGTGATGCAGAAAATGCAGCGCTGTACGAGAAGCTATTCCCCGTATTTGTAGCCGATTGGCGGGCGTGGTGGCGTCAAAATCTCCCTTTTTATTATGTACAACTTTCCAGCATCAACCGGCCCTCCTGGAATTACTTCAGGGATGTACAGCGAAAATCATTAAATGTAATTCCAAACGCCGGCATGGCGGTCTCCAGCGATCTGGGAGACAGTTCAGACGTACATTATAAAAACAAAATACCGGTGGGGCTCCGTTTGGCAAGGCTGGCATTAACCCAAACCTACCATCGTGACGGGTTGCCTGCAGGCCCGCTTTTTCAAACCATGAAAAGAATAAACAATACAGTTGAGATCAGCTTCCGGTATGCAAACGGTTTGCATGCATCCAATAATAAAGACATTACCGGTTTTAAAATACTCACGAATGAGGGGGTTTTTGTACCCACGCAAGCACGTGCGCACCAGGATAAAATTTACATCAGTATTCCCCGTCACCTGAAAGCCATCGCCATTGCCTATGGCTGGGAGCCCTTTACCAGAGCCAATTTGGTCAATAAAGAGCAATTACCCGCCAGTACCTTTTTAGAATATTTTAAATAA
- a CDS encoding sialidase family protein encodes MIKQKTLFTTLLFALFFNASFLCVAQTAGTSAEILNYSIPVLKKSKNNPIQRIRIYTTKGGMATRQLVLNVDAASVTALASIEVFETGIESDFSDEKKVASLSAVKIRNTIPVNSSLNPGINYLWVSVRLNDNIAPGKKINLHTTAVSLSNGTTLTLHPVNTLPGGWYTGNTIRQPGDDGVHTYRIPGITETDKNTLIAVYDIRYKQSGDLPADIDVGMSRSTDRGKTWEPMKVIIKMGSGGVGDPSILFDPVTKKIWVAALWSKGNHSIAGSGPGLSPDVSGQFILASSDDDGKTWSAPINITAQVKNPIWHLYFQGPGNGIAMQNGTLVFPSQYWDESKKPGLPHASIIYSTDHGNTWKSGRGAKPNTTEAQVVETTPGTLMLNMRDNRGRFRSIATTKDLGSTWLEHPTSGKALQDPICMGSLIKARVRVNGVLKEVLFFSNMNNSDARDHLTIKASLDMGETWPPAHQLLLDERKTFGYSSLVKVDEQTIGILYEGIRTLNFVTVPVKDIIRQ; translated from the coding sequence ATGATTAAACAAAAAACGTTGTTCACCACTTTATTGTTTGCGCTGTTTTTCAACGCTTCCTTTCTTTGCGTTGCCCAGACAGCCGGGACAAGCGCTGAGATTTTAAACTATTCCATTCCTGTTTTAAAAAAATCAAAAAACAATCCGATACAAAGGATCAGGATTTATACCACCAAAGGGGGAATGGCAACCCGGCAGCTTGTCCTGAATGTTGACGCGGCAAGTGTAACCGCCCTCGCAAGCATTGAAGTTTTTGAAACAGGTATCGAATCGGATTTTTCTGACGAAAAAAAAGTAGCATCCCTTAGCGCTGTCAAAATAAGAAATACCATTCCGGTAAATAGTTCATTAAATCCGGGAATCAACTATTTATGGGTGAGTGTACGGTTAAACGATAATATAGCCCCCGGTAAAAAAATAAATTTACACACCACGGCTGTATCCCTTTCAAACGGCACCACATTAACACTACATCCTGTAAACACCTTACCAGGGGGATGGTACACTGGCAATACCATCCGGCAGCCGGGGGATGATGGCGTTCACACTTATCGCATACCGGGCATTACGGAAACGGATAAGAATACATTGATCGCTGTTTATGATATCCGCTACAAACAGAGCGGCGATCTTCCGGCGGATATTGATGTGGGTATGAGCAGGAGTACCGACAGGGGCAAAACATGGGAGCCTATGAAAGTAATCATAAAAATGGGCAGCGGTGGCGTGGGCGACCCTTCTATCCTTTTTGATCCTGTTACAAAAAAAATATGGGTAGCCGCATTGTGGAGCAAAGGCAACCACTCCATCGCTGGTTCGGGGCCCGGCCTGTCTCCGGATGTTTCGGGTCAATTTATTTTAGCCTCCAGTGATGATGATGGCAAAACATGGTCTGCCCCCATAAATATTACGGCTCAGGTTAAAAACCCCATCTGGCATCTTTATTTTCAGGGTCCGGGAAATGGAATAGCGATGCAAAACGGCACCCTGGTATTTCCCTCACAATATTGGGATGAAAGTAAAAAACCGGGCCTGCCCCACGCATCCATTATTTACAGCACGGACCATGGCAATACCTGGAAATCGGGGCGCGGTGCCAAACCCAATACCACAGAAGCCCAGGTAGTGGAAACCACACCGGGAACATTAATGCTCAATATGCGCGACAACCGGGGCCGTTTCCGGAGCATCGCTACTACAAAAGACCTGGGCAGTACCTGGTTGGAGCACCCCACTTCCGGAAAGGCGTTGCAGGACCCCATTTGTATGGGTTCCCTCATCAAAGCAAGGGTGCGCGTAAACGGCGTTCTTAAAGAGGTGTTATTCTTTAGCAATATGAACAATAGTGATGCACGGGACCATTTAACTATCAAAGCCAGTCTCGATATGGGTGAAACATGGCCCCCCGCCCATCAGTTACTGCTAGATGAGCGAAAAACTTTTGGTTACTCTTCACTGGTAAAAGTGGATGAGCAAACCATTGGCATTTTATACGAGGGGATCCGAACACTTAATTTTGTAACCGTTCCGGTTAAGGATATCATCCGGCAATAA